The genomic segment AGGCAAGGGGCGCCAGAATTCCGGCGCCTTTATTGCATATTCCCATGATACTGATTCGTTGAGCCGCCCGTTCGCGGGGGCCGAGAATGGTTATGTAGGGATTGGCCGCAGTTTGCAAAATCGCAAGTCCGGTGCCCAGGGTAAATAAGCCGGCAAGAAATATTTCGTACGTTCTGAACATGGCTGCGGGAATAAAGAGGAATGCTCCTGCAGCCATAATCCAGAAGCCGATCATCATGCCTTTCTTAAATCCGGTTGTTTTAAGAATCCAGGCCGATGGAACGGACATTACAAAATAGGAGATGTAAAAAGAAAATGTAACCAGATAGGATTGGAAATTGCTTAATTCGCATCCTATCCTGAAGAATGGAATCAGAATTGCATTCACCCACGAAACAAAACCAAATATGAAAAACATCATCCCGATTATTCCAATGGACAGGATGGTTTGACGACTGGTAAGTGATTCAACATTGTACTTTTCTGTATTCTTTTTCATTTCCTGTTGTTTATTATAAATTTGTTATTTCCGAAGTGTTACTGATTAACGATGCAGATTGCGAATCGAGGTAAAAGTAACAGGCCGGGTGTATTTGCAATATACTGGCCGGATGAAGGTTGCTTACCTCTTTGGTAAGGCAGTTCATTACGGCTTGGGCTTTGCGCTGATCCGGTACGGCACAAATAATATATTTAGACAGCAACATTTGCTTGATAGACATACTGATGGCCTGTGTGGGGACGTCGTCTATGGTCTTAAACCATCCCTCACCAAGCTGTTGCGTTCTGCATACCGTGTCGAGATTGACTACAATATAGGGATTTTCTATATCAAAATCGGCAGGGGGATCGTTAAAGGCCAGATGTCCGTTTTCGCCTATTCCTACAAATGCCAGGTCGATTGGATAGCGGCGGATTATATCGCCCAGCCGTTTGCACTCTTCTTCCGGATTCTCTGCTTCGCCGTTGATGAGGTATACCTCCCTGAGTGCCGGCAAGCGGTTGATAAACCGTTCTCTTAAGTACTTACGGAAACTTGCCGGAGACGATTCCGGAAGTCCGATGTATTCGTCGAGATGGAACATCCTGACTTTACTCCAATCGATGCCTTCCTCTGCGATCAGTTGTTGCAGTGTTTCGAACTGACTCATTCCTGTAGCGAGAATGATATTGGCTTCTCCTTTTGTTTGAAGGGAATAACGGATTATTTGTGCGGCTTTCTTTCCAGCCTCTTTTCCCAGATCAAATTTGTCTTTGCTTACTTTAATATTCACGAGTTTTTTTATTAAATGATACTTGATTGTTTTGTATTTGTTATCTCATTCTTACACCGGTATTGCCTCCTTTTTGAAGACTGATATCGTGGGGTTGGTTGTTTTTCCAGTTTCCTGCCGTAAAATCGGGGATATCGATGGCGGCCGACCGGTTGGCAACAGACCATTCGCTAAGGGGCGAAATAACACTCCATGAGGCAGCATCATACACATCCATGTCCATCGGTAGTCCGTTACGCAGACAATCGATCAGACGCCAGTCCATCATAAAGTCCATTCCCCCGTGACCGCCAATCTGCTTGGCAAGATCGCCAATTTGCCTGGTTATGGCCGGTGTGTAGGTCTGCTCCAGCTCTTGCATGACGGTATCGGTCACCCAACCATCGTGTCCGAAGGCTATTTTGCCGGGTAGCGGGTACTTTTGTGCAAATGCCTTGGTGCCGCTTACCAGATGAATTCTTGAATAGGGGCGTGGCGATGTTACGTCGTGCTGTAGCAGGATGGTACTTCCGTTGTGATTGCGGATGGTACTTGTATTCATATTTCCTCTGAAGGGCTTGTCTATATACTGCTTGAAGTAAGGATTGGATGCAGCTGCCTCTTTAGCCTTTTCGTTAAGCATGAAATCGTTGGACGACATGGATACGAGATACTCCATCTTATTACCGCGGTTGATGTTGAGAATCTGACAAACCGGTCCGATCCCATGGGTAGGGTACAGGTTGCCGTTGCGGGTGGAATTTTCTTTGAGTCGCCAGAAATCATATCTTTTTTCTTCTTGAAAGAGACCTTCGAATATGTCATGAATATAGGCTCCTTCGCAATGAATAATGTCTCCGAAGTATCCCTGCCGGGCCATATTCAATGTGAGCAATTCGAAAAAGTCGTAACAACAGTTTTCAAGCATCACACAGTGTTTCCTCGTTTTCTCGGATGTTTCAACCAGTTTCCAGCAATCTTCTACGGTAGTGGCCGCCGGAATTTCCAGTGCTACGTGCTTTCCCTGTTCCATGGCGTAGATGGCCATGGGAGCATGTAATTCCCAGTGTGTGGCGATGTAGACCAGGTCTATATCATCTCGTTGGCACATTTGCATCCACGCCCCGTCACTGTCGGTATAGAGTATGGCTTTGTGTCCATCGCTTTTAATTCGTTGTTTGGCCTCCTGTGCCTTTTCCGGACGGACATCGCAGATTGCTGTGATGTTTACGTGATCGATCTGGCTCATTCTTTCTACTGCAGCAGATCCTCTGTTTCCCACTCCGATAAAACCGATGCGCACCGTGTCTATGGCCGGAGCGCAATATCCGGACATGTTAAACCGATGCGGATGCTTTGCTTCTGCTGCCTTTTTTATGTGCGGGAGTTTACCGCCCGGATGGGACTTGCCGGGTTCGATACCCTGTATGGGAGCTGTATTTCCGATCCATCCCGCACCTGCCAGTCCGGCAAGTTTTAGAAAGTTTCTACGATTGATACTCATAGTTTTATTTTTTTATATCGTTATAAATAAATTTAATGTGATTCGCTTTACCGGCTTTTTGCACCATATCAATGAATTCTTTCCCGTAGAGGATCTGTTCTTCCTTGGATAAGGTCCGTCCGGATATACTGCGGGGGTCAATAACGGTTATCGGAGCCTCGGTAAGAGAGGCGGCCAATGAAATGTCTCCCCAAACCAGAAATTCCGGAAGATAGATCGACATGTTATAGAAATTTATATTTGGCTCCTGATCAAACAGATAGCTGATGGGGCCTTCCTCCAGTATGAGCGGGTCTTTACCGTTGGTGATAGCTGCGTGTAACAGGATGGCTACTGCAGTTTCTCTGTATCCGCACAAGGTAATATGGCGGGCTTGATAGTTTGTTTTGATAACCTGTTGTATGGCATCTACCTCTTCGATCCAGTTTCCCATGATGGTCTTACCGAGCCATAGTAACGATCTGGACAGGGTGTGGAAGGGTGGAAGAGAACCATCTATTCGCCGGGCTTCGGCGGATTCCTTTTCGCCTGTTCCCCACAGATCGGCCAATACAACGCCTGCGTTGCCGGCAGAATACTTCGCAAGCAAGTTGTCGGGTATACTGTCTTTCCCTGATGGATAAAAGAGCAGGTTGTACGTCCGATTTTCGCCTGATGGGTGTTTGATGAGCAGGGGAATTAAATTTCCGCCTTCAGTTTCTATAATTATTTTTTCCCATCCGTTTACTGTTCCGGTTGGGTGTGTTTTTTTAACGGCATCGGGGATGAAGCCGGTTAAATTGATCAGTTCCGAACGTTTAACCCCGTCTGGGAAGTTGGCTGTGTCAAACATCTTTTTTCGTAGCATCTGTCCTTTTTCCCTGCAAAACTGTGCCGTTGTTGCCACCTCTATTTCTCTGGGCACACCCATATAGGTTGCCAGGCTGTCTTCCGGCAAAATAGTTATTTTATCTATTACGGTATAATTAGGACGGCTTCCGTTCTTAAGGTGTTGATTGAACCAGGAAAGCATACTGATCTGCATCTCATTCCAATAACCGTGTCCGCTGTTGAATAATTCGTATTCAATTTGTTTTGCCGCTCCATTGGAAGCGTATATTTGTTTTGCTTTTTTGAAAGACCGAAGCATCTGAGCGGATGTGAAAGCCGGATTGGCATCGTTCATCGCCGTAAGGATTTTAAGAGGACGAGGAGCCATACTCCCTAAAACGGTCCAGGTTTCCAATCCACAAAGTCCGGATGGCAGTAATTCGCAGAAACAGTTGCTATTCATTATATAGGACTCGAAGGTGCCGATGCTAACTACCGGAACGATGGCCTTGATGCGGTTGTCTGCTGCAGCCAGCCACATGGTTTGATTCCCCCCACCGCTGGCCCCGGTAGCCCCTATGTTGGAAGAGTCCACATAAGGTAAACTGCACAGGAGGTCGACTGCCCGGATGTTATCCGTGAGTTGTTGTCCCAGTAAAGAGCTGCCGACATGGAGTAATGAGGCCCCAAGACCGGATCCATGATATTCGTGCATGTGTGGATTGGGAGATCTTTCACCTGCTCCCCAGGCATCTACATTGATACACACATATCCGTTTTGAGCGAGCAATTGGGCGGTTGTCTGGGCTATTTCCGTACGACGGGCTCCCGGCCAATGTCCATGCATATTTACTACTGCCGGAAAGGGACCTGTACCCTCCGGAACATAGAGTGAGGCGGTAACATATACTCCCGGTTGCGACTGATAACGGATATTTTCTATACGGAATGATCCGAGTTGAATGGTTTTAGTTGATTTTAGGTTTAATGGGGTCTTGTTGTGATACGTTACTCCTGCCTGCGTGAAAATAAACGACCGGATAGAGTCTTTGTTAGTAACTGTGTTTTCGTTTGTGTATAGCCCGGATATCGCTTGGGAGGCAGCTTTGGCCTGTTCGCGTATGCCGATAGCGGTTTTATCGGGTGTGTTTGCCGAGAATACTTTAGGCAAAGTTGTTTGCCCAAGCACGGACTGAGCCATGCTTGTGCAAACGAAACTTAATACTATCAGATTGTAAAATCGCATATTTGTTTTTTAGATTGTTATTAATCTACATCCCACCAAACGCTGGTTGCCGTATTATCAGCTCCACCGAGTAATGCCCTGCCTTTTTCAAGTTCGGCAGCATTGTTTGTTTCTTCCGTTGGAGGATAGGGGAATCTTTTGATAAATGCACCCCCGGGAAGATCGGGATTATCCGATTGAACAACAGGATACATTTTGGGGTAGCCGGTTCTTCTGAATTCGGCCCATGCTTCCATTCCGTTGGGGAATAATGCCAGCCATTTTTGTGTGCCGATCTGTTCTCTTTGTATAGTTACGTTGGAAGCCCATTTGATAGGGGTACTGGCAACAGCTGGCGAATTATTTGCATCGTCAGGTGCAGAGGGGAGTGCGGCCGACTGAATATACTGATTCGCAGTTTCCGAGTTCGCGCCCCATTGGGTTAAACTGGCCTGTATCCCTTTTTCATAAAGTTGCTGAGCTGTTTCGGTTCCCATATCCCATCCGTTAAGGGCACCTTCGGCACGTAAGAAGTAGGCTTCGGCACAACACATTACATGGAATTTAGCTGTTAGATTCGGTGCAAATGTTTTGTCGGCCTGTGGTAGTACCCAATATGTTCCGATGTTTGAATTTTGCGCAGGCCGGTTTCTTGCAATTCCAAGAGCAGTAGCCGAAAGTCCGTTACGGAGACTGTTATATTTTCCGGATGTGATATCCGGTTGGAAATATACCGATAGTCTGGGGTCGTTGTATCCTTTCAGATAAGAGGCAATGGTGGAACTCATAGCGAACTCATTCCAGGCTGCGACCTGCGATAATCCGTTGGTGTCGTTTCCTGCAGATGATTTATCTAAGAAGGCATTTTCTGAATTATCTGTCAATACTCCAGATTTTACTGCAGATTCGGCCTCTATTTTGGCTCTTGCCGGATCTGCCTTGGATATTCTTAAAGCCAGACGTAAACGTAATGTATTGGCAAATTTAATCCATTTGGATACATCGCCATTGTACATAAGTTCGTATCCTTTGAATACGGTTGTACCGGCAGGAAGAGCCTTGAGGTTACTAACAGCCGCATCGAGGCGTTTGAAGAAATCATCATAAATCTCCTGTTGCTTGTTATAGGGTATACTTTTATTTGCCTCAGCAGCTCCAAAATAAGGAATGGGACCGAAGTGGTCTGTCAGCCTGTGAAATGCATATACCCAAAGGATATTGGCCAGAGCCTCTTCGCCTGAGTTTGGATTGGCATTTTCGAGAATTGACTTTAGCTGTGGTGCCGTATCTACATAAACAACCGACCAGAATCTACGTTGCCAATCGCGGGTCATAACGTATCTGTCTGTAGCAAAGGAGGTACTGGTGAGTGCAAAATACTGCGCGTAGAGGTCGGCCCCCAGATTCTGTACCGTCTGATAAAAACTACGGTTCATTGAAGCCGAAGACTGAGCTTTTGCAAACATGAAGGGCATTTCCCTTTGTCCCACTTCCGTTAGTTTATTGGGATCTGTATTCATTTCTTCGAAGTTGCCTGTACAGGAGGACAAGCTTAGAATAGCTGAAAGGATAACTATATATTTATTCATAACTTTTCATTTAAAAGGTTAATTTTACATTCAATCCAAAGGATCTTACAGCAGGGGGTAATCCTAATTCCACCCCTTGGTAATTGCCTGCACCGAGTGCAGCTTCCGGATCTACCGGGATAGTTCTTTCGTCGATTCCGGGAATTTTAAGTTTAGACTTTCCTCTGTAGAAGAAGAACAGGTTACGCCCTAGTAAGGATAGCTGTGCCTGTTTTACGAAGCTGTTTTTAATATCGAAATTATAGGAAACAGAAGCTTCACGTAAACGGAAGTTAGTCATGCTATAGGTAAAGAACTCTCCCCAAGCATCGCGTCCGTTTTGAGATACGGTAGTCCACAGTTGCTGTGCGGTTATCGCTTTTGTATTGGCAGCTCCGTCGGCTGTTACAGCATCTAATATAAGTCCACCTTCCCTGAATTTTTCGCTGCTTTCGGTAAGTCCGAAGTATGAAAGGTAGGCATCTGTTCCCGAAACCATTTCGCCTCCGATACGTCCGTCTATCTGGAATGCCAGACTAAAGTTTTTGTAAGACAGCTGATTGTTCCAGCCCAACTGAAAATCGGGGTTGAAATTACCAAGCTTCTGGTTGGACTCTACAACAGGAAGGCCCCTGGCATCGACGATGTATTTGCCCGAATTAGCATCTGTTTTCCATTTATAACCATACAGATCTCCGTATGATCCTCCCTCGTTGACGATTACGGTTGCGTATTTCGTATTGTCTGTTATATTAACTCGGGTTGTGTTTGGTGCCAGTTCGATGACTTTGTTGCTGTTGGTGGAGAATGTTACCGAACTTGACCAGCTGAATTTATCCGATTCAATAATCCGACCTGTTAGCATTACCTCCAAACCTTTATTTTCGATATCGCCGGCATTGATATATTGGCGATTGAATCCGCTGGCCATTGGCAGACCTACATAAAGCAACTGGTTGATGGTGTTACTCTTGTAGAAAGTGGCGTCTATACCCAGTCTGTTTTCAATAAACTTAAGTTCGAGTCCCAGTTCATAGGATCTGGTTTTTTCGGGCTTTAGATTGGGTATCGATTTGTTTCCGTCTCTGGAAATAAAACCTTGTCCTGCGCCCAAAGCAAAGTTATAGCGCTGATTTAATAAATAAGGATCAGCATCGTTACCCACTTCGGTGTAGGTAGTACGTATCTTACCAAAACTTACCCATGCCGGTAAATTAATAAACTCTGAAAAAATAGCGGATACTCCTGCCGACGGATAAAAATAACTGTGTGGCGCGGGTAATGTGGATGACCAGTCGTTTCTTGCAGACAGATCAAGATACAAATATTCATTGAACCCAACTTGTAAGTTTCCGAAAATGGAATTGAGTTGTCTCTCGTAACCCAACACATTTTCGAATGCGGGGGTGGTGGCCGATGATAAACTGAATTTATTCGGTATAGTTAGTCCGTTTGCCATACTTTGAACACTGCTGAAAACTCTTTTAAGTGAGCTTGCTCCCACATTGTAGTTTATTTTAAAACTGGATGAAAGGGTGTTGTTTCCCGAAATAAGACCTTCCAGGTTTCTTTCCCAGTAACTTGTATTTGTCTCATAGTATTTACCTCCGGCTTTTACGTCTCCCAGAGATACAGTTCCGCTGTAAAAAGAACCGTCTGTTTTGTCATTGTATCGGTCGTAGCTGATCCGTCCCATAACACTAAGCCAATCGGTTAGCTGATATTTTGCCGAACCTAATGCGGTTACACGATTTCTTTCCTCGTTTACAGAGGTCCGCTCGGTACTCCAGTAGGGGTTGTCGTATATAGATGAGGTTGTCCAGTATTTACGGATGGGTTGTCCGTTAGTAGGATCGATTGTTTCGAATTCCTTCAACTCGCTTTCTTTCATATCCCGCGGCATAATGTAGGCTTCGAGAGGAGTACCGGCATCACCCAAGCGTGGTCTGTTTTTTATTTTCTGATTAACGAAGGTGATTTTGGTATCTGTTGTAAGCTTCGGGAAGAAGTTGGTGTTGACCCTAACATTGGCTGTGTTCCGGTCCATTCTGTTGCCGGGAACAATTCCGTTTACAATGTTACTCGTGTAGGATGCAAATCCTTGTAATTCCTTAGTTCCGCCGTAGGTGCTGACCGCATTATTAAAGGATGGAGCGGTTTCAAAAAAATCTTTTACATTATTGGGATAGGTCTCAGCCTTTTCTCCCCAGCTTTCGCCTGCTGTTGGAGAATATACACCTCCATTACCTCTTCCGTAATTGTTTTGAAACTTCATTAACAGATTGGGCTGATCAATAGAGACTCCTCCGTTATAGTCAATTGAAAATTTGCCCTCGCGTCCTTTCTTTGTTGTGATAATAATAGCTCCGTTGGCTGCTCTGCTCCCATATAGAGCTGCAGCAGAAGGACCTTTCAATACGTTGATAGAGGCAACATCGTCGGGATTCACATTGGCAGCTCCGTCGCTACCTCCATAGCTGGAGGTGGTACCCGTTGCCTGATTATAAGAGGTATTATCGTAGGGGACTCCGTCGACCACAATCAAGGCGGTGTTATTTCCGCTTATCGATCTGTTCCCTCTTAAAATTACTCGGGCTGCTGCTCCGGGACCTGTGGCTGCGGTTGTAATTACTGCACCGGATACTTTCCCGGATAAACTGCTTAATAAATTAGAACTGTTGTCTCTGATTTCATTCAGATCTCCTCCAGCTAATTGTTGTGTGGCGTAGGGAAGTGTACGTGTGTTTCTTTCTATACCCAATGCCGTTACAACGACTTCACCTAAGTTCTGAGTGCTTTGCTCAAGCTGAACAACTAATTTTTGCTGTCCTC from the Macellibacteroides fermentans genome contains:
- a CDS encoding glucosamine-6-phosphate deaminase — encoded protein: MNIKVSKDKFDLGKEAGKKAAQIIRYSLQTKGEANIILATGMSQFETLQQLIAEEGIDWSKVRMFHLDEYIGLPESSPASFRKYLRERFINRLPALREVYLINGEAENPEEECKRLGDIIRRYPIDLAFVGIGENGHLAFNDPPADFDIENPYIVVNLDTVCRTQQLGEGWFKTIDDVPTQAISMSIKQMLLSKYIICAVPDQRKAQAVMNCLTKEVSNLHPASILQIHPACYFYLDSQSASLISNTSEITNL
- a CDS encoding SusC/RagA family TonB-linked outer membrane protein gives rise to the protein MKRKKTNWMRLFLLNILLSISLFPGMSFSQTSSQRTGVVTDATTKESLPGVSIMVKGTQRGTTTNLDGEFILPASENETLVFTYIGYKEKEITVRGQQKLVVQLEQSTQNLGEVVVTALGIERNTRTLPYATQQLAGGDLNEIRDNSSNLLSSLSGKVSGAVITTAATGPGAAARVILRGNRSISGNNTALIVVDGVPYDNTSYNQATGTTSSYGGSDGAANVNPDDVASINVLKGPSAAALYGSRAANGAIIITTKKGREGKFSIDYNGGVSIDQPNLLMKFQNNYGRGNGGVYSPTAGESWGEKAETYPNNVKDFFETAPSFNNAVSTYGGTKELQGFASYTSNIVNGIVPGNRMDRNTANVRVNTNFFPKLTTDTKITFVNQKIKNRPRLGDAGTPLEAYIMPRDMKESELKEFETIDPTNGQPIRKYWTTSSIYDNPYWSTERTSVNEERNRVTALGSAKYQLTDWLSVMGRISYDRYNDKTDGSFYSGTVSLGDVKAGGKYYETNTSYWERNLEGLISGNNTLSSSFKINYNVGASSLKRVFSSVQSMANGLTIPNKFSLSSATTPAFENVLGYERQLNSIFGNLQVGFNEYLYLDLSARNDWSSTLPAPHSYFYPSAGVSAIFSEFINLPAWVSFGKIRTTYTEVGNDADPYLLNQRYNFALGAGQGFISRDGNKSIPNLKPEKTRSYELGLELKFIENRLGIDATFYKSNTINQLLYVGLPMASGFNRQYINAGDIENKGLEVMLTGRIIESDKFSWSSSVTFSTNSNKVIELAPNTTRVNITDNTKYATVIVNEGGSYGDLYGYKWKTDANSGKYIVDARGLPVVESNQKLGNFNPDFQLGWNNQLSYKNFSLAFQIDGRIGGEMVSGTDAYLSYFGLTESSEKFREGGLILDAVTADGAANTKAITAQQLWTTVSQNGRDAWGEFFTYSMTNFRLREASVSYNFDIKNSFVKQAQLSLLGRNLFFFYRGKSKLKIPGIDERTIPVDPEAALGAGNYQGVELGLPPAVRSFGLNVKLTF
- a CDS encoding alpha/beta hydrolase family protein, which produces MRFYNLIVLSFVCTSMAQSVLGQTTLPKVFSANTPDKTAIGIREQAKAASQAISGLYTNENTVTNKDSIRSFIFTQAGVTYHNKTPLNLKSTKTIQLGSFRIENIRYQSQPGVYVTASLYVPEGTGPFPAVVNMHGHWPGARRTEIAQTTAQLLAQNGYVCINVDAWGAGERSPNPHMHEYHGSGLGASLLHVGSSLLGQQLTDNIRAVDLLCSLPYVDSSNIGATGASGGGNQTMWLAAADNRIKAIVPVVSIGTFESYIMNSNCFCELLPSGLCGLETWTVLGSMAPRPLKILTAMNDANPAFTSAQMLRSFKKAKQIYASNGAAKQIEYELFNSGHGYWNEMQISMLSWFNQHLKNGSRPNYTVIDKITILPEDSLATYMGVPREIEVATTAQFCREKGQMLRKKMFDTANFPDGVKRSELINLTGFIPDAVKKTHPTGTVNGWEKIIIETEGGNLIPLLIKHPSGENRTYNLLFYPSGKDSIPDNLLAKYSAGNAGVVLADLWGTGEKESAEARRIDGSLPPFHTLSRSLLWLGKTIMGNWIEEVDAIQQVIKTNYQARHITLCGYRETAVAILLHAAITNGKDPLILEEGPISYLFDQEPNINFYNMSIYLPEFLVWGDISLAASLTEAPITVIDPRSISGRTLSKEEQILYGKEFIDMVQKAGKANHIKFIYNDIKK
- a CDS encoding SusD/RagB family nutrient-binding outer membrane lipoprotein; amino-acid sequence: MNKYIVILSAILSLSSCTGNFEEMNTDPNKLTEVGQREMPFMFAKAQSSASMNRSFYQTVQNLGADLYAQYFALTSTSFATDRYVMTRDWQRRFWSVVYVDTAPQLKSILENANPNSGEEALANILWVYAFHRLTDHFGPIPYFGAAEANKSIPYNKQQEIYDDFFKRLDAAVSNLKALPAGTTVFKGYELMYNGDVSKWIKFANTLRLRLALRISKADPARAKIEAESAVKSGVLTDNSENAFLDKSSAGNDTNGLSQVAAWNEFAMSSTIASYLKGYNDPRLSVYFQPDITSGKYNSLRNGLSATALGIARNRPAQNSNIGTYWVLPQADKTFAPNLTAKFHVMCCAEAYFLRAEGALNGWDMGTETAQQLYEKGIQASLTQWGANSETANQYIQSAALPSAPDDANNSPAVASTPIKWASNVTIQREQIGTQKWLALFPNGMEAWAEFRRTGYPKMYPVVQSDNPDLPGGAFIKRFPYPPTEETNNAAELEKGRALLGGADNTATSVWWDVD
- a CDS encoding Gfo/Idh/MocA family protein encodes the protein MSINRRNFLKLAGLAGAGWIGNTAPIQGIEPGKSHPGGKLPHIKKAAEAKHPHRFNMSGYCAPAIDTVRIGFIGVGNRGSAAVERMSQIDHVNITAICDVRPEKAQEAKQRIKSDGHKAILYTDSDGAWMQMCQRDDIDLVYIATHWELHAPMAIYAMEQGKHVALEIPAATTVEDCWKLVETSEKTRKHCVMLENCCYDFFELLTLNMARQGYFGDIIHCEGAYIHDIFEGLFQEEKRYDFWRLKENSTRNGNLYPTHGIGPVCQILNINRGNKMEYLVSMSSNDFMLNEKAKEAAASNPYFKQYIDKPFRGNMNTSTIRNHNGSTILLQHDVTSPRPYSRIHLVSGTKAFAQKYPLPGKIAFGHDGWVTDTVMQELEQTYTPAITRQIGDLAKQIGGHGGMDFMMDWRLIDCLRNGLPMDMDVYDAASWSVISPLSEWSVANRSAAIDIPDFTAGNWKNNQPHDISLQKGGNTGVRMR